From the genome of Motilibacter peucedani, one region includes:
- a CDS encoding MDR family MFS transporter → MTATAASHNPSAPGGERGGFSHREIVTIIVGLMLGMFLAALDQTIVSTAIRTIADDLHGFSIQAWATTAYLITSTISTPLYGKLSDIYGRKQFFLLAIIVFIVGSALCGLAQDMYQLAGFRALQGLGAGGLFSLALAIVGDIVPPRERAKYQGYFLAVFGTSSVLGPLLGGFFAGQGSVLGITGWRWVFWINVPIGLVATAVVIRVLHLPVQRSTHRIDWPGATALVVSLVPLLTVAEQGRTWGWGSGRALLCYAIGVVGLVAFLLAERAYGDEALLPLRLFRSRTFSVASLSSAILGMAMFGGLLVLPLYLQVVKGSSPTRAGLQTLPLVLGIMAGSVLSGQLIARTGRYRVFPIVGSALMVLALFLFSFVGADTPMWRIMLVMVVMGLGLGGNMQPVITAVQNASSPREIGVSTSAVTFFRQMGGTAGAAIFLSVLFSTVGGKIGSALSKAQQTPAFTAALRDHPDQAKILRQSAGGGSSLDDTSFLKRLGTTLAHPFKTGFADAMDNVFLAASGIMLVGLVVVWFLPELPLRNRSGVQAREEDAAVAAGPA, encoded by the coding sequence ATGACAGCCACCGCCGCATCGCACAACCCCTCAGCACCGGGCGGTGAGCGCGGCGGCTTCTCGCACCGCGAGATCGTCACCATCATCGTCGGCCTGATGCTGGGCATGTTCCTCGCCGCGCTCGACCAGACCATCGTGTCGACGGCGATCCGCACCATCGCCGACGACCTGCACGGCTTCTCGATCCAGGCGTGGGCGACCACTGCCTACCTCATCACCTCGACGATCTCGACGCCGCTCTACGGCAAGCTGTCGGACATCTACGGGCGCAAGCAGTTCTTCCTGCTGGCCATCATCGTCTTCATCGTCGGGTCGGCGCTGTGCGGGCTCGCGCAGGACATGTACCAGCTGGCCGGGTTCCGCGCCCTGCAGGGCCTCGGCGCCGGCGGCCTCTTCTCGCTCGCCCTCGCGATCGTCGGCGACATCGTGCCGCCCCGCGAGCGCGCGAAGTACCAGGGCTACTTCCTCGCCGTCTTCGGCACCTCCAGCGTCCTCGGCCCGCTGCTCGGCGGCTTCTTCGCCGGCCAGGGCTCGGTGCTCGGCATCACCGGCTGGCGCTGGGTCTTCTGGATCAACGTGCCGATCGGCCTGGTGGCGACCGCCGTCGTGATCCGCGTCCTGCACCTGCCGGTGCAGCGCAGCACCCACCGCATCGACTGGCCGGGTGCGACCGCGCTCGTCGTCAGCCTCGTCCCGCTGCTCACCGTCGCCGAGCAGGGCCGCACGTGGGGGTGGGGTTCCGGCCGGGCGCTGCTCTGCTACGCGATCGGCGTCGTGGGCCTGGTCGCCTTCCTGCTCGCGGAGCGGGCCTACGGTGACGAGGCGCTGCTGCCGCTGAGGCTGTTCCGCAGCCGCACCTTCTCCGTCGCGAGCCTCAGCAGCGCGATCCTCGGCATGGCGATGTTCGGCGGGCTGCTCGTCCTGCCGCTCTACCTGCAGGTCGTCAAGGGCTCGTCGCCGACCAGGGCGGGTCTCCAGACGCTGCCGCTGGTGCTCGGCATCATGGCGGGCTCGGTGCTCTCCGGCCAGCTGATCGCCCGCACGGGCCGCTACCGCGTCTTCCCGATCGTGGGCAGCGCCCTGATGGTGCTCGCGCTGTTCCTCTTCTCCTTCGTCGGCGCCGACACGCCGATGTGGCGGATCATGCTCGTCATGGTCGTGATGGGCCTCGGCCTGGGCGGCAACATGCAGCCCGTCATCACCGCGGTGCAGAACGCCTCGTCGCCGCGCGAGATCGGCGTCTCGACCTCGGCCGTGACGTTCTTCCGCCAGATGGGCGGCACCGCCGGCGCCGCGATCTTCCTCTCGGTGCTGTTCAGCACCGTGGGCGGCAAGATCGGCTCCGCGCTGAGCAAGGCCCAGCAGACGCCGGCGTTCACGGCGGCGCTGCGCGACCACCCCGACCAGGCGAAGATCCTCAGGCAGAGCGCCGGGGGCGGTTCCTCGCTCGACGACACCTCGTTCCTCAAGCGGCTCGGCACGACGCTCGCCCACCCGTTCAAGACCGGCTTCGCCGACGCGATGGACAACGTCTTCCTGGCTGCCAGCGGCATCATGCTGGTCGGGCTCGTCGTGGTCTGGTTCCTGCCGGAGCTGCCGCTGCGCAACCGCTCCGGCGTGCAGGCCCGCGAGGAGGACGCGGCCGTCGCCGCCGGTCCGGCCTAG
- a CDS encoding DUF2795 domain-containing protein: protein MSIERGSDKHGAMRDDALAGEVEGLVRSGHSTHAEEWRDPEPSGEDQRGTGVAPDEALTGGVPDGITPDEVEQRSTLAQYLGKEVWPAAAADLRALAEERSAPDSVLAQLRRLPDGQDYENVEQVWQALGGGRESRS from the coding sequence ATGAGCATCGAACGCGGAAGCGACAAGCACGGCGCCATGCGCGACGACGCCCTCGCCGGCGAGGTCGAGGGCCTGGTGCGCAGCGGGCACTCCACGCACGCCGAGGAGTGGCGCGACCCCGAGCCCTCGGGCGAGGACCAGCGTGGCACCGGCGTGGCGCCCGACGAGGCGCTCACCGGCGGCGTGCCCGACGGCATCACGCCCGACGAGGTCGAGCAGCGCAGCACGCTCGCGCAGTACCTCGGCAAGGAGGTGTGGCCTGCCGCCGCCGCCGACCTGCGCGCCCTCGCGGAGGAGCGCAGCGCACCCGACTCGGTGCTGGCGCAGCTGCGCCGGCTGCCCGACGGCCAGGACTACGAGAACGTCGAGCAGGTCTGGCAGGCGCTGGGCGGCGGGCGCGAGTCCCGCTCCTGA
- a CDS encoding NAD-dependent epimerase/dehydratase family protein, whose amino-acid sequence MSARTVLVTGAGGSVAGQLLPGLAHHYDLRLTDREVPTGRALPGPLVVGDLGDPEVLEEAVDGVHAVVHLAGDPRPDAPWDSLEHSNVDTFRSLLEGARRAHVGRVVYASSIHAMGQYESDGQVPVNPLWPPAPCCAYGATKAFDEALARVYSRRAGLSTIGLRLGATRPEPVHAGQLAAWLGPSDLQQLVRRSLETQVHFGVYFGVSANTRQHFDAGNARHDLGYAPILDSERYAATVAPGEQTTTCLLR is encoded by the coding sequence ATGAGCGCGCGCACCGTCCTCGTCACCGGCGCCGGCGGCTCGGTCGCCGGCCAGCTGCTCCCCGGCCTCGCCCACCACTACGACCTGCGGCTGACCGACCGCGAGGTGCCGACGGGACGCGCCCTGCCCGGCCCGCTGGTCGTCGGCGACCTCGGTGACCCCGAGGTCCTCGAGGAGGCCGTGGACGGCGTGCACGCCGTGGTCCACCTCGCGGGCGACCCGCGGCCCGACGCGCCGTGGGACTCCCTCGAGCACAGCAACGTGGACACCTTCCGCTCACTGCTGGAGGGAGCCCGCCGCGCGCACGTCGGCCGCGTGGTCTACGCGAGCTCCATCCACGCGATGGGCCAGTACGAGAGCGACGGCCAGGTGCCGGTCAACCCGTTGTGGCCGCCGGCCCCGTGCTGCGCCTACGGCGCCACCAAGGCGTTCGACGAGGCGCTCGCCCGCGTCTACTCGCGGCGCGCCGGGCTCAGCACCATCGGACTGCGCCTCGGCGCCACCCGGCCAGAGCCGGTGCACGCCGGCCAGCTCGCCGCGTGGCTGGGCCCGAGCGACCTGCAGCAGCTGGTGCGCCGCTCCCTGGAGACGCAGGTGCACTTCGGCGTCTACTTCGGCGTCTCGGCGAACACCCGGCAGCACTTCGACGCCGGCAACGCGCGCCACGACCTGGGCTACGCGCCCATCCTCGACTCCGAGAGGTACGCCGCCACGGTCGCGCCCGGCGAGCAGACCACGACGTGCCTGCTGCGCTGA
- a CDS encoding nucleotidyltransferase has protein sequence MSEVEPDLIETTKLVAVTLKKAGIPFALAGGYAVYARGGPPSVHDTDFFLREEDVSRAVAALTEAGLSHEECPEDWLVKVFHDSRLVDLIHQMNGRPVDLEMLERADEVEVGSVRMPVLDASDIVIGKLLAFSAHHCDFAPMLAVSRALREQVDWDRVVSATAASPYARAFLVLTDGLGITDGASGTGTVAAPHLEHVPDTYEETA, from the coding sequence ATGAGCGAGGTGGAGCCGGACCTCATCGAGACGACCAAGCTCGTCGCGGTGACGCTGAAGAAGGCGGGCATCCCGTTCGCCCTGGCGGGCGGCTACGCCGTCTACGCGCGTGGCGGGCCGCCGAGCGTCCACGACACCGACTTCTTCCTGCGCGAGGAGGACGTCAGCCGCGCGGTCGCCGCCCTCACCGAGGCCGGGCTCAGCCACGAGGAGTGCCCCGAGGACTGGCTGGTCAAGGTCTTCCACGACTCGCGGCTGGTGGACCTCATCCACCAGATGAACGGACGCCCGGTCGACCTCGAGATGCTCGAGCGCGCCGACGAGGTCGAGGTCGGCTCCGTGCGCATGCCGGTGCTCGACGCGAGCGACATCGTCATCGGCAAGCTGCTCGCCTTCTCCGCCCACCACTGCGACTTCGCCCCGATGCTGGCCGTCTCGCGCGCTCTGCGCGAGCAGGTCGACTGGGACCGCGTCGTCTCGGCGACCGCCGCGTCGCCCTACGCCCGCGCCTTCCTGGTGCTCACCGACGGCCTCGGCATCACCGACGGCGCGTCGGGGACCGGCACCGTCGCGGCACCCCACCTCGAGCACGTACCCGACACCTATGAGGAGACCGCATGA
- a CDS encoding baeRF2 domain-containing protein has product MTRLSQLRPLYEAEGPFATAYLDATRSTETGAHEVELRWAAIKDQLRAAGAPAGALEAMEPVALAPTRLAGDATLVLVADEQGLRYTSVLPVRAPERAAFGALPDLAPLVVALGRTAPYVLVRIDREGADIDVVGPTGETREHETVSGGEENLHKTGAGDWAALKYEHRTDNLWDANAARVAHEVDAILARTGIEVLAVAGDVKAAERFRDSLGQHGQRAFVALGTGGRAEGTDEQALQEELGRVLAAHVVRDAEDPVSRYRQQTGAGHGAALSGRAAVVEALQKAQVDTLLVTAGFEDESPLWVGPDPVQVASSQQALQDMGVEQVREVRADAALLRAAVGSDAGVVVVPGGRLDLRDGVGALLRYADASTS; this is encoded by the coding sequence ATGACCCGGCTGTCCCAACTGCGCCCGCTCTACGAGGCGGAGGGGCCCTTCGCCACCGCCTACCTCGACGCGACCCGCAGCACCGAGACCGGGGCTCACGAGGTCGAGCTGCGCTGGGCCGCGATCAAGGACCAGCTGCGCGCGGCCGGCGCCCCCGCCGGTGCCCTCGAGGCGATGGAGCCGGTGGCGCTCGCGCCGACGCGCCTGGCCGGCGACGCGACGCTCGTGCTGGTCGCCGACGAGCAGGGGCTGCGCTACACCTCTGTGCTGCCGGTGCGGGCGCCCGAGCGGGCCGCCTTCGGCGCCCTCCCCGACCTCGCGCCGCTGGTCGTGGCGCTGGGACGCACCGCACCGTACGTGCTGGTGCGCATCGACCGCGAGGGTGCCGACATCGACGTGGTCGGGCCCACGGGCGAGACCCGCGAGCACGAGACGGTCTCCGGCGGCGAGGAGAACCTGCACAAGACCGGGGCCGGCGACTGGGCGGCGCTGAAGTACGAGCACCGCACCGACAACCTCTGGGACGCCAACGCCGCACGCGTGGCCCACGAGGTGGACGCGATCCTCGCCCGCACCGGCATCGAGGTGCTGGCCGTCGCGGGCGACGTCAAGGCGGCGGAGCGCTTCCGCGACTCCCTGGGCCAGCACGGGCAGCGCGCGTTCGTGGCGCTCGGGACCGGCGGGCGCGCCGAGGGCACCGACGAGCAGGCGCTGCAGGAGGAGCTCGGGCGGGTGCTCGCTGCCCACGTCGTGCGCGACGCCGAGGACCCGGTGTCCCGCTACCGCCAGCAGACCGGTGCCGGCCACGGCGCGGCGCTCAGCGGCCGCGCGGCCGTGGTCGAGGCGCTGCAGAAGGCGCAGGTCGACACCCTGCTCGTGACGGCCGGGTTCGAGGACGAGTCGCCTCTCTGGGTCGGCCCGGACCCGGTGCAGGTGGCCTCCTCGCAGCAGGCGCTGCAGGACATGGGCGTCGAGCAGGTGCGCGAGGTGCGCGCTGACGCCGCCCTGCTGCGCGCGGCGGTCGGCAGCGACGCCGGCGTGGTCGTGGTGCCCGGCGGCAGGCTGGACCTCCGCGACGGGGTCGGTGCCCTGCTGCGCTACGCCGACGCGTCGACCTCGTGA
- a CDS encoding DsbA family oxidoreductase, with protein MSTPHPAPVAPGTVQVWSDLSCPYATEAVAALRETRAALGLELDVHLEHRAFPLETASPGHPETRVGLAAVRAASERYGLEAGEELDWALRQGVDATSREAVLEAAGAVPGVDADELAGLLERGAAAVDADWALVPELGIEGSPHVRLADGTSVFNPGAGGDPQVWDELLRRALDPGE; from the coding sequence GTGAGCACCCCGCACCCGGCGCCGGTGGCGCCCGGCACGGTGCAGGTCTGGAGCGACCTGTCGTGCCCCTACGCGACGGAGGCGGTCGCCGCGCTGCGCGAGACGCGCGCCGCGCTGGGCCTCGAGCTCGACGTCCACCTCGAGCACCGGGCCTTCCCGCTGGAGACCGCCTCGCCGGGCCACCCCGAGACCCGGGTGGGGCTCGCGGCGGTGCGCGCGGCGTCGGAGCGCTACGGGCTCGAGGCCGGCGAGGAGCTCGACTGGGCGCTGCGCCAGGGCGTCGACGCGACCTCGCGCGAGGCCGTCCTCGAGGCGGCGGGCGCGGTGCCGGGCGTGGACGCCGACGAGCTCGCCGGCCTGCTCGAGCGCGGTGCGGCCGCGGTCGACGCCGACTGGGCGCTGGTGCCCGAGCTCGGCATCGAGGGCAGCCCGCACGTGCGCCTGGCCGACGGGACCTCGGTGTTCAACCCCGGGGCCGGCGGCGACCCGCAGGTGTGGGACGAGCTGCTGCGCCGGGCCCTCGACCCCGGCGAGTGA
- a CDS encoding multifunctional oxoglutarate decarboxylase/oxoglutarate dehydrogenase thiamine pyrophosphate-binding subunit/dihydrolipoyllysine-residue succinyltransferase subunit, whose protein sequence is MSQPTSSQGPLADFGPNEWLVEEMYQQYLQDPNKVDKAWWDFFAGYGKGADGAASPAPAPAAAPAAPAPAAPAPAAPAPAAPAPAAPAPAAPAPAAQPPAAPAAAAAVPAAQAPAPEAVKAPAPRPQAVPAQVSTVVSPTPATPGADPAPAAPAKVEPSVTPLRGPSARVVTNMEASLEVPTATSVRAVPAKLLIDNRIVINNHLKRGRGGKVSFTHLIGFAVVRAVAAMPDMNAAYTEVDGKPAVSRPGQIGLGLAIDMPKPDGTRQLLVPAIKNAGTMDFSQFWAAYEDVVRRARANKLTADDFAGTTISLTNPGTIGTVHSVPRLMKNQGAIVGVGAMDYPAEYQGASTETMARLAVSKVLTLTSTYDHRIIQGALSGEFLRRVHALLLGEDGFYDEIFRALRIPYEPVRWAKDVPASHEDDITKQARVQELIHAYRVRGHLMADTDPLEFRQRSHPDLDVVNHGLTLWDLDREFATGGFGGKPMAPLRDILGALRDAYCRRVGLEYMHIQDPEQRRWIQAKVEHVQDKPDREEQLRILRRLNAAEAFETFLQTKFVGQKRFSLEGGESLIPLVDAVLDEAAEAGIDEAVIGMAHRGRLNMLANIAGKSYAQIFREFEGNQDPRSVQGSGDVKYHLGTQGTFTGASGKQCGVYLAANPSHLEAVDPVVEGIARAKQDRLNKGGGDAGYSVLPVLVHGDAAFAGQGVVAETLNLSQLRGYRTGGSIHVIVNNQVGFTTSPASSRSSFYSTDVARMIQAPIFHVNGDDPEACVRVARLAFEFRQQFRKDVVIDMVCYRRRGHNEGDDPSMTQPLMYSLIEQKRSVRKLYTEALIGRGDISVEDAEQSLRDYQEQLERVFVETREASSTPAALEAPDEQHRPSHEAPRATAVSTEVVKRVSDAHVNIPDGFTVHPKLKSLLEKRAAMATDGGIDWGMGELYAFGSLLLEGVPVRLAGQDSRRGTFVQRHAVLTDKVTGDEWTPLANLGEGQGRFFVYDSLLSEFAAMGFEYGYSVARPEALVLWEAQFGDFVNGAQTIVDEFISSSEQKWGQRSSVVLLLPHGYEGQGPDHSSARIERFLQLCAEDNMTVAQPSTPASYFHLLRWQAYHEPRRPLVVATPKSMLRLRAAVSHPDDLTSGSFRPVIPEEQPLDPGSVDRILLCSGKVYWDLLAERTKREDTRTAIVRLEQLAPLPVDEMVAAVSAFPGAELVWVQDEPQNQGAWAHILLTLPGHLGGRPLRRVSRAASASPAVGSHRAHEAEQRALVTAAFER, encoded by the coding sequence GTGTCACAGCCCACGTCCTCACAAGGACCCCTCGCGGACTTCGGTCCCAACGAGTGGCTGGTCGAAGAGATGTACCAGCAGTACCTCCAGGACCCCAACAAGGTCGACAAGGCGTGGTGGGACTTCTTCGCCGGCTACGGCAAGGGCGCTGACGGCGCCGCCTCGCCCGCTCCTGCACCCGCTGCCGCACCCGCCGCCCCGGCACCTGCTGCTCCGGCACCCGCCGCTCCGGCACCCGCTGCTCCGGCACCCGCCGCTCCGGCACCCGCCGCTCCTGCACCCGCCGCCCAGCCGCCGGCCGCTCCTGCGGCCGCCGCAGCCGTACCCGCCGCGCAGGCGCCCGCCCCGGAGGCCGTGAAGGCACCGGCACCCCGCCCGCAGGCGGTCCCCGCGCAGGTCTCCACCGTCGTCTCGCCGACCCCGGCGACCCCCGGCGCCGACCCCGCGCCCGCAGCGCCCGCCAAGGTCGAGCCGTCGGTCACGCCGCTGCGCGGTCCGAGCGCGCGGGTCGTCACCAACATGGAGGCCTCGCTCGAGGTCCCCACCGCGACCAGCGTGCGCGCCGTGCCGGCCAAGCTGCTCATCGACAACCGCATCGTCATCAACAACCACCTCAAGCGCGGCCGCGGCGGCAAGGTCTCCTTCACCCACCTGATCGGCTTCGCCGTCGTGCGCGCGGTCGCCGCGATGCCCGACATGAACGCCGCCTACACCGAGGTCGACGGCAAGCCGGCCGTCTCCCGCCCCGGCCAGATCGGGCTCGGGCTGGCGATCGACATGCCCAAGCCCGACGGCACCCGCCAGCTGCTCGTCCCGGCGATCAAGAACGCCGGCACCATGGACTTCTCGCAGTTCTGGGCGGCCTACGAGGACGTGGTGCGCCGGGCGCGCGCCAACAAGCTGACGGCCGACGACTTCGCCGGCACGACGATCAGCCTGACCAACCCCGGCACCATCGGCACCGTGCACTCCGTGCCGCGCCTGATGAAGAACCAGGGCGCGATCGTCGGCGTCGGCGCGATGGACTACCCGGCCGAGTACCAAGGCGCGTCGACCGAGACGATGGCGCGCCTCGCGGTCAGCAAGGTGCTCACGCTCACCAGCACCTACGACCACCGCATCATCCAGGGCGCGCTCTCGGGCGAGTTCCTGCGCCGGGTCCACGCCCTGCTGCTGGGCGAGGACGGCTTCTACGACGAGATCTTCCGCGCGCTGCGCATACCCTACGAGCCGGTCCGCTGGGCCAAGGACGTCCCCGCCTCGCACGAGGACGACATCACCAAGCAGGCCCGGGTCCAGGAGCTGATCCACGCCTACCGCGTGCGCGGCCACCTCATGGCCGACACCGACCCGCTGGAGTTCCGCCAGCGCAGCCACCCCGACCTCGACGTCGTCAACCACGGGCTCACGCTCTGGGACCTCGACCGCGAGTTCGCCACGGGCGGCTTCGGCGGCAAGCCGATGGCGCCGCTGCGCGACATCCTCGGCGCCCTGCGCGACGCCTACTGCCGGCGCGTCGGGCTCGAGTACATGCACATCCAGGACCCCGAGCAGCGCCGCTGGATCCAGGCCAAGGTCGAGCACGTCCAGGACAAGCCCGACCGCGAGGAGCAGCTGCGCATCCTGCGCCGGCTCAACGCTGCTGAGGCGTTCGAGACGTTCCTGCAGACCAAGTTCGTGGGCCAGAAGCGCTTCTCGCTCGAGGGCGGCGAGTCGCTGATCCCGCTGGTCGACGCCGTGCTCGACGAGGCGGCCGAGGCCGGCATCGACGAGGCCGTCATCGGCATGGCCCACCGCGGCCGGCTCAACATGCTCGCCAACATCGCGGGCAAGAGCTACGCCCAGATCTTCCGCGAGTTCGAGGGCAACCAGGACCCCCGCTCCGTCCAGGGCTCCGGCGACGTGAAGTACCACTTGGGCACCCAGGGCACCTTCACCGGCGCCAGCGGCAAGCAGTGCGGGGTCTACCTCGCGGCGAACCCCTCGCACCTCGAGGCGGTCGACCCGGTGGTCGAGGGCATCGCCCGTGCCAAGCAGGACCGGCTCAACAAGGGCGGCGGCGACGCCGGCTACAGCGTGCTGCCGGTGCTCGTGCACGGCGACGCGGCGTTCGCCGGCCAGGGCGTCGTGGCCGAGACGCTCAACCTCTCGCAGCTGCGCGGCTACCGCACCGGCGGCTCGATCCACGTGATCGTCAACAACCAGGTCGGTTTCACGACCTCGCCCGCGTCCTCGCGCTCGTCGTTCTACTCCACCGACGTGGCACGCATGATCCAGGCGCCGATCTTCCACGTCAACGGCGACGACCCGGAGGCGTGCGTACGCGTCGCCCGGCTCGCGTTCGAGTTCCGGCAGCAGTTCCGCAAGGACGTCGTCATCGACATGGTCTGCTACCGCCGCCGCGGCCACAACGAGGGCGACGACCCCTCGATGACCCAGCCGCTGATGTACTCCCTCATCGAGCAGAAGCGCTCGGTGCGCAAGCTGTACACCGAGGCGCTCATCGGGCGCGGCGACATCAGCGTCGAGGACGCCGAGCAGTCGCTGCGCGACTACCAGGAGCAGCTCGAGCGCGTGTTCGTCGAGACCCGCGAGGCGTCCTCGACCCCGGCCGCGCTCGAGGCCCCCGACGAGCAGCACCGCCCGAGCCACGAGGCGCCGCGCGCGACCGCGGTCTCCACCGAGGTCGTCAAGCGGGTGTCCGACGCCCACGTCAACATCCCCGACGGCTTCACCGTGCACCCGAAGCTCAAGTCGCTGCTCGAGAAGCGCGCCGCGATGGCGACCGACGGCGGCATCGACTGGGGCATGGGCGAGCTCTACGCGTTCGGCTCGCTCCTGCTCGAGGGCGTGCCCGTGCGCCTGGCCGGCCAGGACAGCCGCCGCGGCACCTTCGTCCAGCGCCACGCGGTGCTCACCGACAAGGTGACCGGCGACGAGTGGACCCCGCTGGCCAACCTCGGCGAGGGCCAGGGCCGCTTCTTCGTCTACGACTCGCTGCTCTCGGAGTTCGCGGCGATGGGCTTCGAGTACGGCTACTCGGTGGCCCGGCCCGAGGCGCTGGTGCTGTGGGAGGCGCAGTTCGGCGACTTCGTCAACGGCGCCCAGACCATCGTCGACGAGTTCATCTCGTCCTCGGAGCAGAAGTGGGGCCAGCGCTCCTCGGTCGTGTTGCTGCTGCCGCACGGCTACGAGGGCCAGGGCCCCGACCACTCCTCCGCGCGCATCGAGCGGTTCCTCCAGCTGTGCGCCGAGGACAACATGACGGTCGCGCAGCCCTCGACCCCGGCGAGCTACTTCCACCTGCTGCGCTGGCAGGCCTACCACGAGCCGCGCCGCCCGCTCGTGGTCGCGACGCCGAAGTCGATGCTGCGCCTGCGCGCCGCGGTCTCGCACCCCGACGACCTGACCAGCGGCTCGTTCCGGCCGGTCATCCCCGAGGAGCAGCCGCTCGACCCGGGTTCGGTCGACCGGATCCTGCTCTGCTCGGGCAAGGTCTACTGGGACCTCCTCGCCGAGCGCACCAAGCGCGAGGACACCCGCACCGCCATCGTCCGGCTCGAGCAGCTCGCTCCCCTGCCGGTCGACGAGATGGTCGCCGCGGTGTCGGCGTTCCCCGGCGCGGAGCTGGTGTGGGTGCAGGACGAGCCGCAGAACCAGGGCGCGTGGGCTCACATCCTGCTCACGCTGCCCGGCCACCTGGGCGGGCGACCGCTGCGCCGGGTCTCCCGCGCCGCGTCGGCCTCCCCCGCCGTCGGCTCGCACCGGGCGCACGAGGCCGAGCAGCGCGCGCTGGTCACCGCGGCGTTCGAGCGCTGA
- a CDS encoding DUF6104 family protein, with protein sequence MYASDRGLEELETRRGDEEVTLAWLAERLRLFVDLNPEFEVPVERLATWLARADDED encoded by the coding sequence GTGTACGCGAGCGACCGCGGGCTCGAGGAGCTCGAGACCCGCCGGGGTGACGAGGAGGTCACCCTGGCGTGGCTCGCCGAGCGGCTGCGCCTGTTCGTCGACCTGAACCCGGAGTTCGAGGTGCCCGTCGAGCGGCTCGCCACCTGGCTCGCCCGCGCCGACGACGAGGACTAG
- a CDS encoding alpha-ketoglutarate-dependent dioxygenase AlkB, with the protein MIEDLAFQGSLFDGGETGPDLAFSGLRRLQLDERSWVDVCPGWLRGSDALFDAMVATGRFSQRTVKMWDSTLPEPRLTAAFDPELAATGPDQAPAALRDISAAVSARYGIAFDRVWVNLYRDGRDSVAWHGDRNRHTHTNPLVVTVSLGARRRFLLRPRGGRTAHELRPGLGDLVVMGGACQHEWEHTVPKEARAVGPRMSITMRHSAELAATA; encoded by the coding sequence GTGATCGAAGACCTGGCGTTCCAGGGCTCGCTGTTCGACGGCGGTGAGACCGGCCCGGACCTCGCCTTCTCGGGCCTGCGCCGGCTGCAGCTGGACGAGCGCAGCTGGGTCGACGTGTGCCCGGGGTGGCTGCGCGGGTCCGACGCGCTGTTCGACGCGATGGTCGCGACCGGCCGCTTCTCGCAGCGCACCGTCAAGATGTGGGACTCGACGCTGCCAGAGCCGCGGCTCACCGCCGCCTTCGACCCTGAGCTCGCCGCCACCGGGCCCGACCAGGCGCCCGCCGCCCTGCGCGACATCTCCGCCGCGGTCTCGGCCCGCTACGGCATCGCCTTCGACCGCGTGTGGGTCAACCTCTACCGCGACGGCCGAGACAGCGTCGCCTGGCACGGCGACCGCAACCGGCACACCCACACCAACCCGCTGGTGGTCACCGTCTCGCTCGGGGCGCGGCGCCGGTTCCTGCTGCGCCCGCGCGGCGGGCGCACCGCCCACGAGCTGCGCCCCGGCCTCGGCGACCTGGTCGTCATGGGCGGCGCCTGCCAGCACGAGTGGGAGCACACGGTGCCCAAGGAGGCCAGGGCCGTCGGCCCGCGCATGAGCATCACCATGCGCCACAGCGCCGAGCTGGCCGCGACCGCCTGA
- a CDS encoding methyl-accepting chemotaxis protein: MREVVESTSRLVGDELAGVVAQSAQVRGAGAEIVAGVGAVESASRGFVEDARTADSAASELTASLVRVREVTGLIRALAEQTNLLALNASIEAARAGEAGRGFAVVANEVKSLAQESASSTEEITATVAKLERQAGAVSSVIGSIAGGLAGIDEATAHVRAVVGDQAAVVDELEASLTTALGQVAALAEQ; this comes from the coding sequence GTGCGCGAGGTCGTCGAGAGCACCTCGCGCCTGGTCGGCGACGAGCTGGCGGGTGTCGTGGCGCAGTCGGCGCAGGTACGCGGCGCCGGCGCCGAGATCGTCGCGGGCGTGGGCGCGGTGGAGTCCGCGAGCCGCGGCTTCGTCGAGGACGCGCGCACCGCGGACTCGGCTGCCTCGGAGCTGACCGCGAGCCTGGTGCGCGTGCGCGAGGTGACCGGGCTGATCCGTGCCCTCGCCGAGCAGACGAACCTGCTGGCGCTCAACGCCTCGATCGAGGCGGCGCGGGCGGGGGAGGCGGGCCGCGGGTTCGCCGTCGTCGCCAACGAGGTCAAGTCGCTGGCGCAGGAGTCGGCGAGCTCCACCGAGGAGATCACCGCGACCGTGGCGAAGCTCGAGCGCCAGGCCGGTGCCGTCAGCTCGGTGATCGGCTCGATCGCGGGCGGGCTGGCCGGCATCGACGAGGCCACCGCGCACGTGCGCGCCGTCGTGGGCGACCAGGCGGCTGTCGTCGACGAGCTGGAGGCGAGCCTGACGACCGCGCTGGGCCAGGTGGCGGCGCTCGCCGAGCAGTAG